The following proteins are encoded in a genomic region of Helicobacter macacae MIT 99-5501:
- the rplN gene encoding 50S ribosomal protein L14 has translation MIQSFTRLNVADNSGAKEIMCIKVLGGSHKRYASVGDVIVASVKKAIPNGKVKKAQVVKAVVVRTKKEIHRQNGSLVRFDDNAAVILDNKKEPIGTRIFGPVSREVRYANFMKIVSLAPEVL, from the coding sequence ATGATACAGAGTTTTACTAGGCTAAATGTCGCTGATAATAGTGGCGCAAAAGAGATTATGTGTATCAAGGTGTTAGGCGGAAGCCACAAAAGGTATGCTAGCGTGGGTGATGTGATTGTAGCTTCTGTAAAAAAGGCTATCCCAAATGGTAAGGTGAAAAAAGCTCAAGTTGTCAAGGCGGTCGTAGTAAGAACAAAAAAAGAGATTCATAGACAAAATGGTTCGCTAGTGAGATTTGATGATAATGCTGCCGTGATTTTGGACAACAAAAAAGAACCAATCGGCACGAGAATCTTTGGTCCTGTAAGCCGAGAAGTGCGATATGCAAATTTTATGAAAATAGTGTCGCTAGCACCAGAGGTGCTATAA
- the rpsQ gene encoding 30S ribosomal protein S17 — protein MSDTQKQPHKRLIQGKVVSKAGDKSAVILVERKVVHPKYRKIVKRFKKYTIHDEKNQVKVGDVISAIECKPISKTKSFNLKEIVQVGV, from the coding sequence ATGAGTGATACGCAAAAGCAACCGCATAAGCGACTTATACAGGGTAAAGTAGTCTCTAAAGCTGGCGATAAGAGTGCTGTGATTTTGGTTGAAAGAAAGGTGGTGCATCCAAAGTATCGCAAAATCGTTAAGCGATTTAAAAAATACACTATTCACGATGAGAAAAATCAAGTCAAGGTGGGGGATGTCATCTCTGCGATAGAGTGCAAGCCTATTTCTAAAACAAAGTCTTTCAATCTTAAAGAGATAGTTCAAGTTGGCGTGTAG
- the rpmC gene encoding 50S ribosomal protein L29, whose amino-acid sequence MKFTEIKDKEKNELQKMLKDKKNELFELRLQLKTMQLTNTSKISSVRKDIARINTAISAKKD is encoded by the coding sequence ATGAAATTTACTGAAATAAAAGATAAAGAAAAAAACGAGTTACAAAAAATGCTGAAAGACAAAAAAAATGAACTTTTTGAGCTTCGCTTACAGCTTAAAACAATGCAACTAACAAATACTAGCAAGATTTCTTCTGTTCGTAAGGATATTGCTAGGATAAATACGGCAATATCTGCTAAAAAGGACTAA
- the rplP gene encoding 50S ribosomal protein L16, with protein MLMPKKTKYRKQMKGRNRGKAMRGSSLAYGNIGIKALELGRIDSRQIEAARIALTRHIKRTGKVWIRVFPDKPLTAKPLEVRMGKGKGAVEKWVMNIKPGRIIYEITGVEEQMAREALMLAQSKLPFRTKIITSEGENEIY; from the coding sequence ATGTTGATGCCAAAGAAAACAAAATATCGCAAGCAGATGAAAGGTCGCAATCGTGGAAAAGCGATGCGTGGCTCAAGTTTAGCCTATGGAAACATAGGTATTAAGGCATTGGAGCTTGGACGCATTGATTCTAGACAGATTGAGGCTGCAAGAATTGCTCTCACGAGGCATATCAAGCGCACTGGTAAGGTATGGATTCGTGTTTTTCCCGATAAGCCACTTACTGCTAAACCTCTAGAAGTGAGGATGGGGAAAGGTAAGGGAGCTGTGGAAAAATGGGTTATGAATATTAAACCGGGTAGAATCATCTATGAAATCACGGGCGTGGAAGAGCAAATGGCAAGAGAAGCTCTTATGCTAGCACAAAGCAAACTCCCTTTTAGGACAAAAATCATCACAAGTGAGGGTGAAAATGAAATTTACTGA
- the rpsC gene encoding 30S ribosomal protein S3, which yields MGQKVNPIGLRLGINRNWTSRWFPNSKVTPANIIEDHKIRKFLKKELYYAGVSEIIIERAASKVRVTVVAARPGLIIGKKGADIEIKREALKKEIGKEVSINIKEVKRPQANAQLAAENVATQLEKRVAFRRAMKKVMQSAMKSGARGVKIKVSGRLAGAEIARTEWYMEGRVPLHTLRAKIDYGFAEAYTTYGIIGVKVWIFKGEILQKGIQPERKEDGYEDSRHKSRRGRQS from the coding sequence ATGGGACAAAAAGTTAATCCAATAGGACTTCGACTGGGGATAAATCGAAATTGGACTTCGCGATGGTTTCCAAACTCTAAAGTAACTCCCGCAAACATTATAGAGGACCATAAAATCCGCAAGTTTCTAAAAAAAGAATTATATTATGCAGGAGTGAGTGAAATCATCATTGAGCGTGCAGCTAGCAAAGTTCGCGTAACTGTTGTTGCAGCGCGTCCGGGGCTTATCATCGGTAAAAAAGGTGCTGATATAGAAATCAAGCGAGAAGCACTCAAAAAAGAGATTGGCAAAGAAGTATCTATCAATATCAAGGAAGTGAAACGTCCTCAAGCGAATGCTCAACTTGCTGCCGAAAATGTCGCTACACAGCTAGAAAAACGCGTAGCGTTTCGTAGAGCAATGAAAAAGGTAATGCAGTCCGCAATGAAATCTGGTGCTAGAGGAGTAAAAATCAAAGTTTCTGGGCGTTTGGCTGGTGCTGAAATAGCACGGACAGAGTGGTATATGGAGGGTCGTGTGCCATTGCATACGCTTCGTGCAAAGATTGATTATGGTTTTGCTGAAGCATATACGACTTATGGAATCATCGGTGTGAAAGTGTGGATTTTCAAAGGTGAAATTTTACAAAAAGGAATCCAACCTGAGCGTAAAGAGGACGGTTACGAAGATTCTCGTCATAAATCTAGAAGAGGGAGACAAAGCTAA
- the rplV gene encoding 50S ribosomal protein L22: MSKALLRFIRLSPTKARLVAREVQGMNAEIALASLEFTPNKAAKVIAKVIASAVANGGYEAKSAIVHSCRVDAGPVLRRFMPRARGRATPIRKPTSHILVEVMNQNEIDTLKTSFKNSKKAVSKVAQSVKSAKKIESNETASVVNKSNQTKTSSTKTKQDDSQKKVAQKSATKTNKETKASSTTNPKTTAKPKTTKKDEDK; encoded by the coding sequence ATGAGCAAAGCATTATTACGATTTATACGATTGTCCCCCACAAAAGCTCGTTTGGTAGCAAGAGAAGTGCAGGGAATGAACGCAGAAATTGCGCTTGCAAGCCTAGAATTTACTCCTAATAAAGCGGCTAAGGTTATTGCGAAAGTTATTGCTTCAGCCGTAGCAAATGGTGGATATGAAGCAAAAAGTGCTATTGTTCATTCTTGCAGAGTAGATGCAGGTCCTGTTTTGCGCAGGTTTATGCCACGCGCTAGGGGTAGGGCTACACCGATTCGCAAACCAACTTCTCATATACTTGTGGAAGTGATGAATCAGAATGAAATTGACACGCTAAAGACTTCTTTTAAAAACTCTAAAAAGGCAGTTTCTAAAGTAGCTCAAAGTGTTAAATCTGCAAAAAAGATAGAATCCAATGAAACCGCTTCGGTGGTAAATAAATCAAACCAAACAAAAACTAGTAGCACAAAAACAAAGCAAGATGATTCTCAAAAAAAAGTGGCTCAGAAAAGTGCTACTAAGACAAACAAAGAAACAAAGGCTAGTTCAACTACCAATCCGAAAACTACGGCAAAACCTAAAACCACAAAAAAAGATGAGGATAAATAG
- the rpsS gene encoding 30S ribosomal protein S19: MARSIRKGPFIDFHLAKKVAKSKETKDNKPIKTWSRRSTILPDMIGLTFNVHNGRAFVPVYITENHVGYKLGEFAPTRTFKGHKGSVQKKIGK; the protein is encoded by the coding sequence ATGGCAAGGTCGATTAGAAAAGGTCCTTTTATAGATTTTCATTTAGCAAAAAAGGTGGCTAAAAGCAAGGAAACAAAAGATAACAAGCCCATTAAGACTTGGTCGCGCAGAAGCACAATTTTACCTGATATGATTGGGCTTACTTTCAATGTCCATAACGGCAGGGCGTTTGTGCCTGTGTATATCACAGAAAATCATGTGGGTTATAAGCTCGGTGAGTTTGCGCCTACTAGGACATTTAAGGGGCACAAGGGCAGTGTCCAAAAGAAAATTGGTAAATAG